Proteins encoded by one window of Sciurus carolinensis chromosome 12, mSciCar1.2, whole genome shotgun sequence:
- the LOC124961131 gene encoding dynein regulatory complex protein 8-like has protein sequence MTEDKIKEELVLADFHKKIKEAFEVFDHESNNTVDVREIGTIIRSLGCCPSEGEIHDLLAEVEEEEPTGYIRYEKFLPVMTKVLQERRYRPIPEDVLLGAFEVLDSAKRGFLTKEELVKYMTEEGEPFSQEEMEEMLSAAIDPGSNSVNYKEYITMMVIDEN, from the coding sequence ATGACGGAAGATAAAATCAAGGAAGAGTTAGTACTAGCAGACtttcacaaaaaaatcaaagaggcaTTTGAAGTGTTTGACCACGAGTCGAATAATACGGTGGATGTGAGAGAAATTGGAACAATTATCAGGTCATTAGGGTGCTGCCCTAGTGAAGGAGAGATACACGATCTGCTGGCAGAGGTAGAAGAAGAAGAGCCCACTGGATACATTCGATATGAAAAGTTTCTTCCAGTGATGACCAAAGTACTGCAGGAAAGAAGATACAGACCAATTCCAGAAGATGTCCTTCTTGGAGCTTTTGAGGTTTTAGATTCTGCCAAACGTGGGTTTCTTACTAAGGAAGAACTGGTCAAGTATATGACTGAAGAAGGCGAGCCTTTctctcaagaagaaatggaagaaatgttGTCTGCTGCAATTGATCCAGGATCAAATTCAGTTAATTATAAGGAATATATAACAATGATGGTGATAgatgaaaattaa